The Campylobacter sp. RM10537 genome has a segment encoding these proteins:
- the ftsH gene encoding ATP-dependent zinc metalloprotease FtsH: protein MMNNSSNNKGNPQNNGFFNKNPIFIFAVFAIAIIVIFKGLFDGNTSFSGMLNGRETHKNIPYSELKKLIEGGQINQVSIGQTTIKAVSSAQNTVYSAKKVNDPELVSLLDSKNIAYGAYSETNWFTDILFSWVLPVFIFFGIWMFLASRMQKNMGGSILGIGSSKKLVNSEKPKVKFNDVAGVEEAKEEVKEIVDFLKYPERYIKLGAKIPKGLLLVGPPGTGKTLLAKAVAGEADVPFFSVSGSSFIEMFVGVGASRVRDLFENAKKEAPAIVFIDEIDAIGKSRAASGMMGGNDEREQTLNQLLAEMDGFGTESSPVIVLAATNRPEVLDAALLRPGRFDRQVLVDKPDFKGRCDILKVHMKDVKISPEVKVEDIARLTAGLAGADLANIINEAALLAGRDSKKHVEQNDLVEAVERAIAGLEKKSRRISDKEKKIVTYHECGHALIAETTKGAKKVSKVSVIPRGLAALGYTLNTPEENKFLMQKHELIAEVDVLLGGRAAEEVFIGEISTGASNDLERATDIIKAMISMYGMSEIAGLMVLEKQRNTFLSGGQTIKDYSEKTAESLDEYVKKTLDERYKDVKNTLSAYKGAIETMVAALYEEETIEGTKVREIIKNYEKENNLSSRLQEIEENTKEEK, encoded by the coding sequence ATAATGAATAATTCTTCTAACAATAAAGGTAATCCGCAAAATAATGGTTTTTTTAATAAAAATCCTATTTTTATTTTTGCGGTTTTTGCTATTGCAATAATAGTAATTTTTAAAGGATTATTTGATGGAAATACTTCATTTAGCGGCATGTTAAATGGTAGGGAAACTCATAAAAATATTCCTTATTCTGAACTTAAGAAATTAATAGAGGGTGGCCAGATTAATCAAGTTAGTATAGGGCAAACTACCATAAAAGCCGTATCAAGTGCACAAAATACTGTTTATAGTGCAAAGAAGGTTAATGATCCAGAACTTGTAAGTTTGCTTGATAGTAAAAATATTGCTTATGGAGCTTATTCTGAAACAAATTGGTTTACTGATATATTGTTTTCATGGGTATTGCCTGTGTTTATTTTTTTCGGTATTTGGATGTTTTTGGCTAGTCGTATGCAAAAAAACATGGGGGGATCTATTTTAGGCATAGGAAGTTCTAAAAAATTAGTCAATTCTGAAAAACCAAAAGTAAAGTTTAATGATGTTGCAGGTGTTGAAGAAGCTAAAGAAGAGGTTAAAGAAATCGTTGATTTTCTAAAGTATCCTGAAAGATATATTAAACTCGGGGCTAAAATTCCAAAAGGTTTATTGCTTGTCGGGCCTCCAGGCACAGGTAAAACTTTACTTGCAAAAGCAGTTGCTGGTGAGGCGGATGTTCCATTTTTTAGTGTTTCTGGTTCTTCTTTTATTGAAATGTTTGTAGGTGTAGGTGCATCTCGTGTAAGAGACTTGTTTGAAAATGCAAAGAAAGAAGCTCCTGCTATTGTCTTTATTGATGAAATTGATGCAATAGGAAAAAGCCGTGCAGCTAGCGGTATGATGGGTGGAAATGATGAAAGAGAGCAGACTTTAAATCAGCTTTTAGCTGAAATGGATGGCTTTGGAACAGAAAGCTCTCCTGTTATTGTCTTAGCTGCAACAAATCGTCCAGAAGTTTTAGATGCTGCACTTTTAAGACCAGGTAGATTCGATAGACAAGTTTTGGTAGATAAACCTGATTTTAAAGGTAGATGTGATATTTTAAAAGTACATATGAAAGATGTTAAAATTTCCCCTGAGGTAAAAGTTGAAGATATTGCAAGATTAACTGCAGGGCTTGCTGGTGCAGATTTGGCTAATATTATTAACGAAGCTGCATTATTAGCAGGAAGAGATTCTAAAAAGCATGTAGAACAAAATGATCTTGTAGAGGCAGTTGAGAGAGCTATAGCTGGGCTTGAAAAGAAATCACGTCGTATTAGCGATAAAGAGAAAAAAATTGTAACCTATCATGAATGTGGCCATGCTTTAATAGCAGAAACTACAAAAGGTGCAAAAAAAGTAAGTAAAGTATCTGTTATTCCAAGAGGTTTAGCAGCTTTAGGTTATACACTTAACACTCCTGAAGAAAATAAATTTTTAATGCAAAAACATGAATTAATCGCAGAAGTTGATGTGCTTTTAGGCGGTAGAGCGGCTGAAGAAGTGTTTATTGGAGAAATTTCAACAGGAGCAAGTAATGATTTAGAAAGAGCCACAGATATTATAAAAGCTATGATTTCGATGTATGGTATGAGCGAAATTGCAGGTTTGATGGTTTTAGAGAAACAAAGAAATACTTTTTTAAGTGGTGGGCAAACTATTAAAGATTATTCTGAAAAAACAGCAGAATCTTTAGATGAATATGTTAAAAAAACTTTAGATGAGCGTTATAAGGATGTTAAAAATACACTAAGCGCATATAAAGGTGCTATTGAAACTATGGTTGCAGCTCTTTATGAAGAAGAAACAATAGAAGGTACAAAGGTGCGAGAAATTATTAAAAACTATGAAAAAGAAAACAATCTTTCAAGTCGTTTACAAGAGATTGAAGAAAATACTAAAGAAGAAAAATAA
- the pglE gene encoding UDP-N-acetylbacillosamine transaminase — protein MRFFLSPPHMSGNELKYIEEVFKSNYIAPLGEFVNRFEKSVKEYSKSENALALNSATAALHLALRVAGVEQNDIVLASSFTFIASVAPICYLKAKPIFIDCDETYNLDITLLKRAIKECEKRPKALILTHLYGNAAKMDEIMQICSENNIILIEDAAEALGSFYREKALGTFGEFGVYSYNGNKIITTSGGGMLVGKNQEKVEKARFYSTQAREDCLHYEHLDYGYNYRLSNVLGAIGLAQMEVLEQRVLKKREIYNWYKEFLGDKLTFLDELKDSRSNRWLSTALIDFDTKELNLYEKNINISQKNIPLHPKISKLIDDLKKEQIETRPLWKAMHTQAVFKDCKAYINGNSELFFQKGICLPSGTAMQKNDVKEISELILKSIKE, from the coding sequence ATGAGATTTTTTCTTTCTCCTCCTCATATGAGCGGTAATGAATTAAAATATATCGAAGAAGTTTTTAAGAGTAATTATATCGCCCCTTTGGGTGAATTTGTAAATCGTTTTGAAAAAAGTGTTAAAGAATATAGCAAGAGTGAAAATGCCTTAGCACTTAACTCTGCTACCGCAGCTTTACATTTGGCTTTAAGAGTTGCAGGTGTGGAGCAAAATGATATAGTTTTAGCTTCATCTTTTACTTTTATAGCTTCGGTAGCACCTATTTGTTATCTTAAGGCAAAACCTATTTTTATAGATTGTGATGAAACCTATAATCTTGATATTACGCTTTTAAAACGTGCCATTAAAGAATGTGAGAAAAGACCAAAAGCTCTTATTTTAACTCATCTTTATGGAAATGCTGCAAAGATGGATGAGATCATGCAAATTTGTAGTGAAAATAATATTATTTTAATCGAGGATGCCGCTGAAGCTTTAGGAAGTTTTTATAGGGAAAAAGCTTTAGGAACATTTGGAGAATTTGGGGTTTATTCTTATAATGGCAATAAAATTATTACAACTTCAGGTGGTGGTATGCTTGTTGGTAAAAATCAAGAAAAAGTCGAAAAAGCTAGATTTTATAGCACTCAAGCAAGAGAAGATTGTTTGCATTATGAACATTTAGATTATGGATATAATTATAGATTAAGTAATGTTTTAGGAGCTATTGGTCTAGCGCAAATGGAAGTTTTAGAACAAAGAGTGCTTAAAAAAAGAGAAATTTATAATTGGTATAAAGAATTTTTAGGAGATAAATTAACTTTTTTGGATGAATTAAAGGACTCTAGAAGCAATCGTTGGTTAAGCACTGCTTTGATTGATTTTGATACAAAAGAGCTTAATTTATATGAAAAGAATATAAATATTTCTCAAAAAAATATACCTTTGCATCCAAAAATTTCTAAATTAATAGATGATTTAAAAAAGGAGCAAATTGAAACGCGTCCACTTTGGAAAGCTATGCATACTCAAGCAGTTTTTAAAGACTGTAAAGCTTATATTAATGGAAATAGTGAGTTATTTTTTCAAAAAGGAATTTGTTTGCCAAGTGGAACAGCTATGCAAAAAAATGATGTAAAAGAAATTTCAGAATTAATCCTTAAAAGTATAAAGGAATAA
- a CDS encoding chemotaxis response regulator CheY: protein MKLLVVDDSSTMRRIIKNTLTRLGHNDVLEAEHGVEAWDLLVKNEDVQVLITDWNMPEMNGLELVKKVRAEKKYEDMPIIMVTTEGGKAEVITALKAGVNNYIVKPFTPQVLKEKLEDVLGTGSNEASAE from the coding sequence GTGAAATTGTTAGTTGTTGATGACAGTTCTACCATGAGAAGGATTATTAAAAATACCCTAACAAGACTTGGACATAATGATGTTCTTGAGGCTGAACATGGAGTTGAGGCTTGGGATTTACTTGTTAAGAATGAAGATGTTCAAGTTTTAATTACTGATTGGAATATGCCAGAAATGAATGGTTTAGAGCTTGTCAAAAAAGTTCGTGCTGAAAAAAAATATGAAGATATGCCAATTATTATGGTAACTACAGAAGGTGGTAAAGCAGAGGTAATTACTGCTTTAAAAGCTGGCGTTAATAATTACATCGTTAAGCCTTTTACTCCTCAAGTATTAAAAGAAAAACTTGAAGATGTTTTAGGAACAGGTTCTAATGAGGCTTCAGCTGAATAA
- a CDS encoding 50S ribosomal protein L11 methyltransferase yields the protein MQKIYYELFFKVDKQYKNLFLDFVFDLGIEAIEEKNEGIYIRSNESLEEISWALEIFSQKLKEKFNTKKDILYDKTIKEKENKNWIEEYKKNIKPILIDQIYIHTTWQEEKQNCINIKINPALAFGSGHHESTYACIKFLQKFAKKDDLVLDLGCGSGILGIVMSKLGCKVEICDTDELAIHSSLENAKLNQICFENSWKGSIEQAKHKYNLIVANIIADVILILEKDIKKHLKDNAILILSGILDKYQTRVKEKFQDLELIDEIKINEWCSFVFKNKKEI from the coding sequence ATGCAAAAAATTTATTATGAATTATTTTTTAAAGTAGATAAACAATATAAAAATTTATTTCTTGATTTTGTTTTTGATTTAGGCATTGAAGCTATAGAAGAAAAAAATGAAGGTATTTATATACGTTCAAATGAGAGTTTAGAAGAAATCTCATGGGCTCTTGAGATTTTTTCTCAAAAATTGAAAGAAAAATTTAATACAAAAAAAGATATCCTCTACGATAAAACTATTAAAGAAAAAGAAAATAAAAATTGGATAGAAGAATATAAAAAAAATATCAAACCTATTTTAATTGATCAAATTTATATTCATACTACTTGGCAAGAAGAAAAGCAAAATTGCATTAATATAAAAATAAATCCCGCCTTAGCTTTTGGTTCGGGCCATCATGAGAGTACTTATGCTTGTATAAAATTTTTACAAAAATTTGCAAAAAAAGATGATCTAGTTTTGGATTTGGGCTGTGGTAGCGGGATTTTGGGCATTGTAATGTCTAAATTGGGATGCAAGGTTGAAATTTGCGATACTGATGAGTTGGCTATCCATAGTTCTTTAGAGAATGCAAAACTTAATCAAATTTGTTTTGAAAATTCATGGAAGGGCTCTATTGAACAAGCAAAACATAAATATAATTTAATTGTAGCCAATATTATTGCAGATGTTATTTTGATTTTAGAAAAAGATATTAAAAAACATTTAAAAGATAATGCTATACTTATATTGTCTGGAATTTTAGATAAATATCAGACAAGAGTTAAAGAAAAATTTCAAGATTTAGAGCTTATTGATGAAATTAAAATCAATGAATGGTGCTCTTTTGTATTTAAAAATAAAAAGGAAATATAA
- a CDS encoding glycosyltransferase family 4 protein, translated as MKIGFLSHAGASIYHFRMPIIKALINQGHEIFIIVPKDEYTQKLQELGLNLVIYNFSRSSLNPFVVFKNFFHLKKVLKNLNLDLIQCAAHKSNTFGIIAARLAKIQFIFGLVEGLGSFYIDNNFKSKIIRWSINLLYKISFKLANGFIFVNESNAFFMKNLGLEQKKIFIIKSVGIDLKKFFPIKIKHESKRIFWQNLNIDEKPIILMIARALWHKGIKEFYESASLLKERANFILVGGRDDNPSCASLEFLNSGYVHYLGPRNDIVELLRNCDIFVLPSYKEGFPVSVLEAKACGKAIVVSDCEGCIEAISNAYDGLWFQTRDAKDLSAKIELLLNDEKLKDNLGVNAAKDALKYDENIIAQRYLEIYKKVIKNV; from the coding sequence ATGAAAATAGGTTTTTTATCTCATGCAGGGGCAAGTATATATCATTTTAGAATGCCAATTATTAAGGCTTTGATAAATCAAGGCCATGAAATTTTTATCATAGTTCCAAAAGATGAATATACGCAAAAACTTCAAGAATTAGGTTTAAATCTTGTTATTTATAATTTTTCAAGATCTAGTTTAAATCCTTTTGTAGTTTTTAAAAATTTTTTTCATTTGAAAAAGGTACTGAAAAATTTGAATTTAGATCTTATTCAATGTGCTGCACACAAAAGCAATACTTTTGGAATTATAGCTGCTAGATTGGCCAAAATTCAATTTATTTTTGGCTTGGTTGAGGGTCTGGGTTCTTTTTATATTGATAATAATTTTAAAAGCAAAATAATAAGATGGAGTATAAATTTATTATATAAAATTTCTTTTAAGCTCGCTAATGGTTTTATATTTGTCAATGAGAGCAATGCTTTTTTTATGAAAAATTTAGGACTTGAGCAAAAAAAAATTTTCATCATTAAATCAGTTGGTATTGATCTTAAAAAATTTTTTCCTATAAAAATTAAACATGAGTCAAAAAGAATTTTTTGGCAAAATCTAAATATAGATGAAAAACCTATTATTTTAATGATAGCAAGAGCTCTATGGCACAAAGGAATTAAGGAATTTTATGAGAGTGCAAGTTTGTTAAAAGAACGAGCTAATTTTATTTTAGTAGGAGGAAGAGATGACAATCCTTCTTGTGCGAGTTTGGAGTTTTTAAATTCAGGTTACGTACATTATTTAGGTCCTAGAAATGATATAGTGGAATTATTGAGAAATTGTGATATTTTTGTTTTGCCAAGCTATAAAGAAGGATTTCCCGTGAGTGTTTTAGAAGCTAAAGCTTGTGGAAAAGCTATTGTGGTAAGCGATTGCGAAGGATGTATAGAAGCAATTTCAAACGCTTATGATGGACTTTGGTTTCAAACTAGGGATGCTAAAGATTTGAGCGCTAAAATTGAACTTTTATTAAACGATGAAAAATTAAAGGATAATTTAGGAGTAAATGCGGCTAAAGATGCTTTAAAGTATGATGAAAATATTATAGCTCAGCGTTATCTGGAAATTTATAAAAAGGTAATTAAAAATGTATAA
- a CDS encoding PDC sensor domain-containing protein has product MFIKDMQRFEDNRYKARAYMTYILTRNLPNKLPDIRLESIRAALDKIEHDISVFDALYILDTSGRQIGNAIALKKEYETGDGEDKSSKAYFYRAVNLKRCTLSDPYPSVLNSELCVTASMPIYDNKDNLLFVVCIDISLANILKMIETGYSETIFTYFSRIVYFCFAIVLFIITCFLFQKGLFSLFHPKGEVGIQVIFQSTIAITLALAIFDLTKTIIEEEVFGKTKKEINGIQKTMVRFLGSIIIALAIEALMLVFKLVSSDLSQMLYVFYLIGSINLLLIGLSIYLFAVKYKNN; this is encoded by the coding sequence ATGTTTATTAAAGACATGCAAAGATTTGAAGATAATCGATATAAAGCTAGAGCCTATATGACTTATATTTTAACAAGAAATTTACCCAATAAGCTTCCAGATATTCGTCTTGAAAGCATACGTGCTGCTTTGGATAAAATTGAGCACGATATTTCAGTTTTTGATGCTTTGTATATACTTGATACTTCAGGAAGGCAAATTGGAAATGCTATCGCATTAAAAAAAGAATATGAGACGGGAGATGGAGAGGATAAAAGCTCAAAAGCTTATTTTTATAGAGCTGTTAATCTTAAACGATGCACTCTTAGCGATCCTTATCCTTCGGTTTTAAATAGTGAATTATGTGTTACAGCTTCAATGCCTATTTATGATAATAAAGATAATTTATTATTTGTTGTTTGCATTGATATCAGTTTAGCAAATATTTTAAAAATGATTGAAACTGGCTATTCTGAAACTATTTTTACATATTTTAGTCGTATAGTTTATTTTTGCTTTGCTATAGTTTTATTTATCATTACTTGTTTTTTATTTCAAAAAGGCTTATTTAGTTTATTTCATCCCAAGGGAGAGGTTGGAATACAGGTTATTTTTCAAAGCACCATCGCTATAACTTTGGCTTTGGCTATTTTTGATTTAACAAAAACAATTATAGAAGAAGAGGTTTTTGGAAAAACAAAAAAAGAGATTAATGGAATTCAAAAAACCATGGTGAGATTTTTGGGCTCCATTATCATTGCTTTGGCTATAGAAGCTTTAATGCTTGTTTTCAAGCTTGTCTCAAGTGATTTATCACAAATGCTTTATGTATTTTATCTTATTGGAAGTATTAATCTTCTTTTAATAGGACTTAGTATATATTTATTTGCAGTAAAATATAAGAATAATTAA
- the pglC gene encoding undecaprenyl phosphate N,N'-diacetylbacillosamine 1-phosphate transferase, with protein MYNHFFKRIFDFCLALFLLALFFPIIFVTALLLKLTQGSVIFTQYRPGLNEKIFKIYKFKTMSDEKDENGELLPDEKRLKAFGKLVRSLSLDELLQLFNVLKGDMSFVGPRPLLVEYLPLYNAKQKLRHNVRPGITGWAQVNGRNAISWEKKFELDVYYVENLCFLLDLKIMFLTALKVLKRSGVSKEGHVTTEKFNGKN; from the coding sequence ATGTATAATCATTTTTTTAAGAGAATTTTTGATTTTTGTTTGGCTTTATTCTTACTTGCATTATTTTTTCCTATTATTTTTGTAACAGCTTTGCTTTTAAAGCTAACTCAAGGAAGTGTTATTTTTACACAATATAGACCCGGTTTAAATGAAAAAATTTTTAAAATTTATAAATTTAAAACAATGAGCGATGAAAAAGATGAAAATGGAGAGCTTTTACCAGATGAAAAGCGTTTAAAGGCTTTTGGAAAACTTGTAAGATCTTTAAGTTTAGATGAACTTTTGCAACTTTTTAATGTTTTAAAAGGCGATATGAGTTTCGTTGGACCTCGTCCTTTGTTAGTGGAGTATTTACCTCTTTATAATGCAAAACAAAAATTACGTCATAATGTACGTCCAGGTATTACAGGATGGGCGCAGGTAAATGGTAGAAATGCTATTTCTTGGGAAAAGAAATTTGAACTTGATGTGTATTATGTCGAAAATCTGTGTTTTTTGCTTGACTTAAAGATTATGTTTTTAACTGCTTTAAAAGTTTTAAAAAGAAGTGGAGTAAGTAAAGAAGGACATGTTACTACAGAGAAATTTAATGGCAAAAACTGA
- the pglF gene encoding UDP-N-acetylglucosamine 4,6-dehydratase (configuration-retaining): MDFYKSKRLIFFLCFDIVLFSLSIYLAFSLRFSGDIANIFYQGMLKAGVILLFLKIAFLFIFRIYKVAWRFFSLSEARKIFFALALAEFCFLIIFYFFSDFFNPFPRSVIGIDFVISYMFIGTLRISKRMLVDFKSSKAKQENPCIVIGATSKALHLLKGAREGSLGFYPVGVIDERKELIGTYCDKFIVQDKSKIKEYVQDGIKTAIIALKLEQESLKKLFEELIDYGIIDVKIFSFTQNKTRDISIEDLLARKPKDLDDGAVAAFLKDKVVLVSGAGGTIGSELCKQCIKFGAKHLIMLDHSEFNLYKINEELQNFKEKITPLMMSILDHDSLDKALKTYQPELILHAAAYKHVPLCEQNPYAAVINNIVGTKILIDSAKTNGVKKFVMISTDKAVRPTNVMGCTKRVCELYTLSSSSPDFEVACVRFGNVLGSSGSVIPKFKAQIENGEALTLTHPDIVRYFMLVNEAVQLVLQAGAIAKGGELFVLDMGKPVKIMDLAKKMLLLSNRPDLEIKIVGLRKGEKLFEELLIDENDAKTKYESIFVVKNEKIDLNILNSQIERLKQNKDIISLLKEIVPEFKHNAGGN; encoded by the coding sequence ATGGATTTTTATAAGAGTAAAAGATTAATCTTTTTTTTATGTTTTGATATTGTTTTATTTTCTCTTTCTATATATCTAGCTTTCTCTTTGCGCTTTAGTGGAGATATTGCAAATATTTTTTATCAAGGCATGCTTAAAGCAGGAGTTATTTTACTTTTTTTGAAAATAGCTTTTTTATTTATTTTTAGAATTTATAAGGTTGCTTGGAGATTTTTTTCTTTAAGCGAGGCAAGAAAAATTTTCTTTGCTTTGGCTTTGGCTGAATTTTGTTTTTTAATTATTTTTTATTTTTTTAGTGATTTTTTTAATCCTTTTCCAAGAAGTGTAATAGGGATTGATTTTGTAATATCTTATATGTTCATAGGAACTTTAAGAATTAGTAAAAGAATGCTTGTAGATTTTAAATCTTCCAAGGCTAAGCAAGAAAATCCTTGTATTGTTATAGGAGCAACTTCTAAAGCTTTGCATTTATTAAAGGGAGCAAGAGAAGGAAGTTTGGGGTTTTATCCTGTTGGGGTAATTGATGAAAGAAAAGAACTTATAGGAACTTATTGTGATAAATTTATTGTTCAAGATAAAAGCAAAATCAAAGAATATGTTCAAGATGGTATTAAAACTGCCATTATCGCATTAAAATTAGAGCAAGAATCTTTAAAAAAACTTTTTGAAGAATTAATAGATTACGGCATTATAGATGTTAAAATATTTTCTTTTACTCAAAATAAAACTAGAGATATTAGCATAGAGGATCTTTTAGCTAGAAAACCAAAAGATTTAGATGATGGTGCTGTAGCAGCATTTTTAAAAGATAAAGTTGTATTGGTAAGTGGAGCAGGTGGTACCATAGGAAGCGAGCTTTGCAAACAATGTATTAAATTTGGTGCGAAACATCTTATAATGCTTGATCATAGCGAATTTAATCTTTATAAAATCAATGAGGAATTACAAAATTTTAAAGAAAAAATTACTCCTTTAATGATGAGTATTTTAGATCATGATTCTCTTGATAAGGCATTAAAGACATATCAACCTGAACTGATTTTGCATGCTGCTGCTTATAAACATGTTCCACTTTGTGAGCAAAATCCTTATGCTGCTGTGATTAATAATATAGTAGGAACAAAAATTTTAATTGATAGTGCTAAAACTAATGGTGTTAAAAAATTTGTAATGATTAGTACAGATAAAGCTGTACGTCCAACGAATGTCATGGGCTGCACTAAAAGAGTTTGTGAGCTTTATACATTAAGTTCTTCAAGTCCTGATTTTGAAGTTGCTTGTGTGCGTTTTGGTAATGTTTTAGGTTCAAGTGGAAGCGTTATTCCTAAATTTAAAGCCCAAATTGAAAATGGAGAAGCATTGACTTTAACTCATCCTGATATTGTACGTTATTTTATGCTTGTAAATGAGGCTGTGCAACTTGTTTTACAAGCCGGAGCTATTGCTAAAGGTGGAGAACTTTTTGTACTAGATATGGGAAAACCTGTTAAGATTATGGATTTGGCCAAAAAAATGCTTTTGCTTTCAAATCGTCCAGATTTGGAAATTAAGATTGTAGGGCTTAGAAAAGGAGAAAAGCTTTTTGAAGAACTTTTAATTGATGAAAATGATGCTAAAACAAAATATGAAAGTATTTTTGTAGTTAAAAATGAAAAAATCGATTTGAATATTTTAAATTCGCAAATTGAGAGACTTAAGCAAAATAAAGATATAATTAGTCTTTTAAAAGAAATTGTACCCGAATTTAAACATAATGCTGGAGGTAATTAA
- the pglD gene encoding UDP-N-acetylbacillosamine N-acetyltransferase encodes MAKTEKIYIYGAGGHGLVCEDVALSLGYKECIFLDDFKGKPFDPNLEKYDFFIAIGNNQLRKEFFEKVSINGFKIVNLIHPSAIISPSAFLEENAGILIMPHVVVNARAKISKGVILNTSSVIEHECEIGEFSHISVGAKCAGNVKIGKNCLLGINSCVLPNLKLADDSILGGGATLIKSQDEKGVFVGTPSRRIDEVY; translated from the coding sequence ATGGCAAAAACTGAAAAAATCTATATTTATGGAGCTGGTGGTCATGGGTTGGTTTGTGAAGATGTTGCCTTAAGCTTAGGCTATAAAGAGTGTATTTTCTTAGATGATTTTAAGGGAAAGCCTTTTGATCCTAATTTGGAAAAATATGATTTTTTTATTGCCATAGGAAATAATCAACTAAGAAAAGAATTTTTTGAAAAAGTTTCTATAAATGGTTTTAAAATAGTTAATCTCATCCACCCAAGTGCGATTATTAGCCCTAGTGCTTTCTTAGAGGAAAATGCTGGAATTTTAATCATGCCTCATGTTGTAGTTAATGCAAGAGCAAAAATTTCAAAAGGAGTGATTTTAAATACTTCAAGCGTGATTGAGCATGAGTGTGAAATAGGAGAATTTTCTCATATTAGTGTTGGAGCTAAATGTGCAGGTAATGTAAAAATAGGAAAAAATTGTCTTTTGGGAATTAATTCTTGTGTTTTGCCAAATTTAAAATTGGCTGATGATAGTATTTTAGGTGGAGGAGCAACTTTGATTAAAAGCCAAGATGAAAAAGGTGTTTTTGTAGGAACACCTTCAAGAAGGATAGATGAGGTTTATTGA